One Syntrophorhabdaceae bacterium genomic region harbors:
- a CDS encoding adenine deaminase C-terminal domain-containing protein codes for MIEKTLEDLKRLVQVSLGEVAPDLFVKDVDILDVFSGNIFKGCIWVYKHWIAYVGEKKPRTGNQTAVIEGGQKLAVPGYVDGHGHADLFYNPSTFAEFAVTRGATTVFSDSQDMVDSIGVKGFVEVLGVSNGFALKYLWSVPATYPPYPDVEGGELFSMDDIRMLFSNYRECVAMSELSSWVRILRHEESILEKMLMARSLGKNVEGHTLGASYDKLNALVAAGITSCHESITIDDLKNRVRLGLYTMIRHGSIRSDLKELCTAAKTLPKDSLMLVSDGMFADDLLKKGYMDFIIQEAIGNGLSPIDAIKMATLNPARYLKVDTEVGSIAPGRVADILLLDDITNTTPGTVIEKGRIAARDGDLLIQSTPFPAMRNKHNPFVFDNIRTDEFRIERRFDGPVPVIDVKDKTVTGRVDLVLDGGRYLLPEKAHDVRGALYTRRDKKHWGRGFVRGLGASIGGIATSVAHETHGLLVLGFDDEDMAKAANAVLDMGGGIALADQGKMIYKLDLPIGATMSHLKIKDVAERITAVNDIMKDRGSALQDPFLTITYLTLTTIIELRLTVSGVYDVKKAAIVF; via the coding sequence ATGATAGAGAAGACCCTTGAGGATTTGAAAAGACTAGTACAGGTTTCACTGGGTGAGGTGGCGCCCGATCTTTTCGTAAAAGACGTAGACATTCTCGATGTTTTCAGTGGTAATATTTTCAAGGGTTGCATCTGGGTATACAAACACTGGATAGCCTACGTAGGCGAGAAAAAGCCTCGGACTGGAAATCAAACCGCGGTGATAGAGGGCGGGCAAAAGCTCGCCGTGCCGGGTTATGTGGACGGTCACGGTCACGCGGATCTTTTTTACAATCCATCCACCTTCGCGGAGTTTGCTGTAACCAGGGGGGCCACTACGGTTTTTTCCGATTCCCAGGATATGGTCGATTCAATAGGCGTTAAGGGCTTTGTCGAAGTATTGGGGGTGAGCAACGGATTCGCCTTGAAATACCTGTGGAGTGTTCCGGCTACCTACCCTCCCTATCCGGACGTAGAGGGTGGAGAACTATTCTCAATGGACGATATTCGTATGCTTTTTTCGAATTATCGGGAATGCGTGGCCATGAGTGAACTCTCTTCATGGGTCAGGATTTTGAGGCATGAGGAAAGCATACTTGAAAAGATGCTCATGGCCAGGTCACTGGGTAAGAACGTCGAAGGTCATACCCTTGGCGCTTCTTACGATAAATTGAATGCACTTGTCGCAGCGGGTATTACGTCGTGTCATGAGTCTATTACCATCGATGATTTGAAAAACAGGGTAAGACTCGGCCTGTATACGATGATCAGGCATGGCTCCATCAGGAGTGACCTGAAAGAACTGTGCACCGCGGCCAAAACGTTGCCCAAAGACTCATTGATGCTCGTGTCAGACGGCATGTTTGCCGATGATCTGTTGAAAAAAGGCTACATGGATTTCATCATTCAGGAGGCAATAGGAAACGGCCTGAGCCCGATTGATGCGATAAAAATGGCAACGTTGAATCCTGCGCGCTATCTTAAAGTGGACACAGAGGTTGGCAGCATCGCACCTGGAAGGGTAGCCGATATTCTTCTGCTCGACGACATTACTAACACTACGCCGGGCACTGTCATCGAAAAAGGAAGGATTGCCGCGAGGGATGGTGACCTGCTCATTCAATCAACCCCTTTCCCTGCCATGAGAAACAAACATAACCCTTTCGTCTTCGATAACATCCGAACTGATGAATTCCGGATTGAGCGCAGATTCGACGGTCCTGTTCCCGTGATTGATGTGAAGGACAAGACCGTGACGGGCAGGGTCGATCTGGTTCTCGATGGCGGAAGGTATCTTCTGCCTGAGAAGGCTCATGACGTGAGAGGGGCCCTGTATACGCGAAGGGACAAAAAACACTGGGGCAGGGGATTCGTGAGGGGATTAGGCGCATCCATAGGGGGTATCGCTACGAGCGTGGCGCACGAGACTCACGGGTTGCTCGTTCTCGGTTTTGACGACGAGGACATGGCGAAAGCGGCGAACGCCGTGCTCGACATGGGTGGAGGCATCGCGCTTGCAGATCAGGGAAAAATGATATATAAATTGGACTTGCCGATCGGTGCTACCATGTCTCATTTGAAGATAAAGGACGTGGCCGAAAGGATAACCGCGGTGAATGATATCATGAAGGATAGAGGAAGCGCGCTCCAGGACCCATTCTTGACGATCACCTACCTGACGCTTACGACCATCATAGAACTGAGGCTAACCGTCTCCGGTGTATACGACGTGAAGAAGGCCGCTATCGTATTTTGA
- a CDS encoding thiolase family protein yields the protein MKRYTKAYIPYGGYYSTPFSRWQGGMQYDNAIELGANTARRWFLEKLKRDPVAIDYLFVGSTVAQNHWFCAHNWAGAMLTDDKKFVPGLFVNQACSTSTTILNLAAKDLELGVYDMAFGLMADRCSNGPHTTWADPLGPGGQPEREDWNMDNFSGTPRHRAAMVQTAENVAAEMGITKEECDVAVLRRFEQYQQALSNDRAFQKRYMFAPEVTVTKKKKKLLEEDEGWTPTTAEGLAKLKPVVAGGVLSFGAQTFPADGNCGIIVTTRDKAKEVSTDPKTEIQIVSYGFARVKPMFMPSAPIPASEMALANAELKISDIKAVKTHNPFAVNDVAFAKKTGYDLMKMNNNGSSLIYGHPQGPTIGRAVCELIEELVILGGGYGLVTGCAAGDTAAALILKVG from the coding sequence ATGAAGCGTTACACAAAGGCGTACATACCATACGGAGGTTACTACTCCACGCCGTTCAGTCGCTGGCAGGGCGGCATGCAGTACGACAATGCGATTGAACTGGGGGCAAACACTGCGAGAAGATGGTTTTTAGAGAAGCTGAAGAGGGACCCTGTGGCTATCGACTACCTGTTTGTAGGGAGCACTGTTGCCCAAAACCACTGGTTCTGCGCTCACAACTGGGCCGGGGCCATGCTGACAGACGACAAGAAATTTGTCCCGGGCCTCTTTGTCAATCAGGCTTGCTCCACATCCACCACGATTCTCAATCTCGCGGCCAAGGATCTGGAACTCGGCGTTTACGATATGGCGTTCGGACTCATGGCCGACCGATGCTCCAACGGGCCGCACACGACATGGGCTGATCCGTTGGGACCCGGAGGACAGCCGGAGAGAGAGGACTGGAACATGGACAACTTCAGCGGAACTCCCCGTCATCGTGCTGCTATGGTGCAGACCGCCGAGAACGTGGCGGCGGAGATGGGTATTACCAAAGAGGAATGCGATGTCGCAGTACTCAGGCGTTTCGAGCAATATCAGCAAGCCTTAAGCAATGATAGGGCGTTCCAGAAACGCTACATGTTTGCACCTGAGGTCACTGTGACCAAGAAGAAGAAAAAGCTCCTGGAAGAAGATGAAGGATGGACCCCGACAACGGCAGAAGGGCTTGCAAAACTAAAACCCGTTGTGGCCGGCGGGGTCTTAAGCTTCGGCGCGCAAACATTCCCTGCTGATGGCAATTGCGGTATTATCGTGACTACCCGGGACAAGGCCAAAGAGGTGAGCACAGACCCTAAAACTGAAATACAGATCGTTTCTTACGGTTTTGCCCGGGTCAAGCCAATGTTTATGCCATCCGCGCCGATCCCCGCCTCAGAAATGGCCCTCGCCAATGCGGAGTTAAAGATCAGCGACATAAAAGCGGTGAAGACCCATAACCCGTTTGCGGTAAACGACGTTGCCTTCGCCAAAAAGACCGGTTACGACCTCATGAAGATGAACAACAATGGATCGTCGCTGATCTACGGCCATCCGCAGGGCCCGACCATCGGTCGCGCCGTATGCGAGCTCATCGAAGAACTCGTGATCCTGGGCGGCGGATACGGCCTGGTCACGGGGTGCGCTGCGGGTGACACGGCAGCTGCGTTAATTCTCAAGGTTGGGTAG